In the genome of Pempheris klunzingeri isolate RE-2024b chromosome 20, fPemKlu1.hap1, whole genome shotgun sequence, the window CCATGGAAACAGTCGGTGTCTCCGTCACACGTGGAGCAGAAACAGCCTGAGGAGGCCTCTGGTGATGCGTTCAGGGACCGGTGGTGTTCCTGCTCTTCCTTCGACTGATGTGAAAGAATCACTGTGATAATTCAGAGTCTTTCTGCTTAAAGTCACTCATCTGGTTTAGTTCTGGGTGTCGGAGCTCCTCCACGTCTGAccgtgtccctgtccctgtccgtgtccgtgtccctgtccctgtccctgtccctgtccgtgtccctgtccctgtccctgtccctgtccctgtccctgtccgtgtccctgtccgtgtccctgtccctgtccctgtccctgtccctgtccctgtccctgtccctgtccgtgtccctgtccgtgtccctgtccctgtccctgtccgtgtccctgtccgtgtccgtgtccctgtccctgtccctgtccgtgtccctgtccgtgtccctgtccctgtccctgtccgtgtccctgtccgtgtccgtgtccctgtccctgtccgtgtccctgtccctgtccctgtccctgtccgtgtccgtgtccctgtccctgtccgtgtccctgtccctgtccctgtccctgtccgtgtccctgtccgtgtccgtgtccctgtccctgtccgtgtccctgtccctgtccctgtccctgtccgtgtccctgtccgtgtccgtgtccctgtccgtgtccctgtccgtgtccctgtccgtgtccgtgtccctgtccctgtccgtgtccctgtccgtgtccgtgtccctgtccctgtccctgtccgtgtccctgtccctgtccctgtccctgtccgtgtccctgtccgtgtccctgtccctgtccctgtccgtgtccctgtccgtgtccgtgtccctgtccctgtccctgtccgtgtccctgtccgtgtccctgtccctgtccctgtccgtgtccgtgtccctgtccctgtccgtgtccctgtccgtgtccgtgtccctgtccctgtccctgtccgtgtccctgtccctgtccctgtccctgtccgtgtccctgtccgtgtccctgtccctgtccctgtccgtgtccctgtccgtgtccctgtccctgtccctgtccctgtccctgtccgtgtccctgtccctgtccctgtccctgtccctgtccgtgtccgtgtccctgtccctgtccctgtccgtgtccctgtccctgtccctgtccctgtccctgtccgtgtccgtgtccctgtccctgtccctgtccgtgtccctgtccctgtccgtgtccctgtccctgtccctgtccctgtccctgtccctgtccctgtccgtgtccctgtccctgtccctgtccctgtccctgtccgtgtccgtgtccctgtccctgtccctgtccctgtccgtgtccgtgtccctgtccctgtccctgtccgtgtccctgtccctgtccctgtccctgtccctgtccgtgtccctgtccctgtccgtgtccctgtccctgtccctgtccctgtccctgtccgtgtccctgtccctgtccctgtccctgtccctgtccctgtccgtgtccctgtccctgtccctgtccctgtccctgtccctgtccctgtccctgtccctgtccctgtccctgtccctgtccctgtccccgTCCCCGTCCCCGTCCCCGTCCCCGTCCCCGTCCGTGTCCCTGTCCCCGTCCCCGTCCCCGTCCCCGTCCCCGTCCCCGTCCCCGTCCCTGTCCGTGTCCGTGTCCCTGTCAGGTGCTGTTTGCGTCCGTCATGGAGACTCTGGGGAAcgaggctctggggaagatcATGAACATCGTGGACGAAGCCAaactgctgctggagctggagtcCAGGAGAGCCGCCAAGAGGCCGCACACCAGCGTCCTCAACGTCCTCGGCAACGCACGCGTGGGTACGTATGTGGGTTAGCCCCGCCCCCGCCGCTCAAACCCACCAATCGGGAAAGCGGCTCTGTGATGATGTCATACTAACGCGAGGTGTGATCTGTCCGTCGCAGAGATCGAGCACTCGTACGGCGTCCGGCCGGAGAACCCCACCTCGCACGGGTCCACTCAGGTAAGACCTCACCTGCCCGCCCTCCTGCTCAGTGGTGAGGCGTTCACTGACCTGACTGTGGCTTCCGTACGTCGTATCTCAGCAGACCAAacaggaggacgaggaggctGAAAAACCGGTTGTCCTGGCGGTCACCGTTAAAGATGAACACGGAAACATCAACCTGGGCGCCATCGCAGAGCGTGAGCCCCCGACCGATATGTCACATCACTATCAATCAATATCAGATCAATGTCTGCCGTCTGATAACTGCTACTTCCTCCGTCTCTTTCAAATTTAAAGCATAATGGGACTGAGTGTACTTTCTTTGCTggcaggcttttatttttattttgaaacgtTGACAGGAAGTGTATTGTCCAGCTGCCCTGGAGGTGTTAACTTCCTCTAAGGACCCATCTGTCCTGGTGTGGTTTAAGAAGCCGGCCGTTATATCgctgtctgcaaacacaccagactccattcacaaaaacactgattttatttcaaactgaCCCTgggctgtgtgctgtgagctaaaatcactgctttagtctggtgtgtgtgctgtttgtggttaaaccaaaaggatcttccaggtctctctctgtagggatcctttccatgatgctgccagaataataatctgaggtgatctactggaccgattCCAACCGTTTCGTCACTTCAGATTAAAAGTATCACTAAATAAGAAGAAAATCTTCTGCTGCTCCAACACCGTTTCATCCACCATTTTCCTCGTCTGTGAAGGCTTTTATTTCACCCATAATGCATTGCATGATCGGCCATCTGAGTCGACGTGACATCACTTAGTCATAGTTGATGCTTTCATGCGGCTGCTCCGGatgtggttagcttagcacaaagactggaggtggagggaaaCTGCTAGCGTAGCTCAGAGTCTCGGCTTAcctgagccacacacacacctgtcctctctctccGCTTGTTCACCGGATGTTAATAAAgttgtgtttgtcctccagGAGCTCAGGCGGAGGCCGAGCCGCCGACCACcgacctccagcagcaggaagcGCCCGGCGGCCCGGAGTTCGTCCTGCAGAGCGTCACGTGGAAGTACTTCATGTGCACGGCGTGCGGCAAGTCCTTCACGTCTCAGAGCAACCTCAAGTCTCACTACCGCATCCACACGGGCGAGAAGCCGTTCAGCTGCGGCGTGTGCGGCCGCGCCTTCCGTCAGAGGCGGAGCCTGCAGAACCACGCCAGGACGCACACGGGCGAGCGGCCCTACGCCTGCGCGCAGTGCGGCAAGTGTTTCTCCACACAGACGCAGCTCAAGACGCACGCCATCATCCACACTGGGGAGAAGCCGCACGGCTGCCAGGTGTGCGGCCGCCGCTTCAACCTGGTGCAGAACCTGCACCGCCACGAGCACACGCACACCGGCAAGAAGATCTTCGTGTGCGGCGTCTGCGGGAAGGGCTTCACCCGCGCCGT includes:
- the LOC139220381 gene encoding zinc finger protein 135 isoform X2, with product MSSSVDLHTQLATVMESLVHATVAELKKLEDRLVVRTGRTGSGAGEEADSREKMVLFASVMETLGNEALGKIMNIVDEAKLLLELESRRAAKRPHTSVLNVLGNARVEIEHSYGVRPENPTSHGSTQTKQEDEEAEKPVVLAVTVKDEHGNINLGAIAERAQAEAEPPTTDLQQQEAPGGPEFVLQSVTWKYFMCTACGKSFTSQSNLKSHYRIHTGEKPFSCGVCGRAFRQRRSLQNHARTHTGERPYACAQCGKCFSTQTQLKTHAIIHTGEKPHGCQVCGRRFNLVQNLHRHEHTHTGKKIFVCGVCGKGFTRAVTLKTHELIHSGQKPLKCEHCPKAFRHAVNLRNHQKIHSGVRPFSCDLCGKSFRQSVNLKIHRRIHTGERPFGCQECGKTFSQQSSLISHGRTHSTERPFGCGACDKTFNNANSLKLHLRVHTGEKPYACDICGKTFSQGSHLRTHKRHIHAGGKQYICDRCGKRYSDQRNLKLHKCSYA
- the LOC139220381 gene encoding zinc finger protein 135 isoform X1, with the protein product MSSSVDLHTQLATVMESLVHATVAELKKLEDRLVVRTGRTGSGAGEEADSREKMVLFASVMETLGNEALGKIMNIVDEAKLLLELESRRAAKRPHTSVLNVLGNARVEIEHSYGVRPENPTSHGSTQQTKQEDEEAEKPVVLAVTVKDEHGNINLGAIAERAQAEAEPPTTDLQQQEAPGGPEFVLQSVTWKYFMCTACGKSFTSQSNLKSHYRIHTGEKPFSCGVCGRAFRQRRSLQNHARTHTGERPYACAQCGKCFSTQTQLKTHAIIHTGEKPHGCQVCGRRFNLVQNLHRHEHTHTGKKIFVCGVCGKGFTRAVTLKTHELIHSGQKPLKCEHCPKAFRHAVNLRNHQKIHSGVRPFSCDLCGKSFRQSVNLKIHRRIHTGERPFGCQECGKTFSQQSSLISHGRTHSTERPFGCGACDKTFNNANSLKLHLRVHTGEKPYACDICGKTFSQGSHLRTHKRHIHAGGKQYICDRCGKRYSDQRNLKLHKCSYA
- the LOC139220381 gene encoding zinc finger protein 135 isoform X3 gives rise to the protein MSSSVDLHTQLATVMESLVHATVAELKKLEDRLEADSREKMVLFASVMETLGNEALGKIMNIVDEAKLLLELESRRAAKRPHTSVLNVLGNARVEIEHSYGVRPENPTSHGSTQQTKQEDEEAEKPVVLAVTVKDEHGNINLGAIAERAQAEAEPPTTDLQQQEAPGGPEFVLQSVTWKYFMCTACGKSFTSQSNLKSHYRIHTGEKPFSCGVCGRAFRQRRSLQNHARTHTGERPYACAQCGKCFSTQTQLKTHAIIHTGEKPHGCQVCGRRFNLVQNLHRHEHTHTGKKIFVCGVCGKGFTRAVTLKTHELIHSGQKPLKCEHCPKAFRHAVNLRNHQKIHSGVRPFSCDLCGKSFRQSVNLKIHRRIHTGERPFGCQECGKTFSQQSSLISHGRTHSTERPFGCGACDKTFNNANSLKLHLRVHTGEKPYACDICGKTFSQGSHLRTHKRHIHAGGKQYICDRCGKRYSDQRNLKLHKCSYA